One region of Limnospira fusiformis SAG 85.79 genomic DNA includes:
- a CDS encoding two-component system response regulator — protein sequence MSYKQSNNHQESDILIVDDTPGNLHLLSRILRKKGYQVREAIDGKTALEEVNNKLPDLILLDIMMPDIDGYTVCNQLKSDPNTAEVPIIFLSALDDIFDKVKAFESGGVDYISKPFQFQEVLIRVKNQLTLRRTQQQLQILNTQLEARVEQRTKELEIANSKLRDMAFRDELTNLPNRALFLERLADGIDIKQQYPNYQFVVLLLDCDRFKMINESLGHSVGDQLLVAISKRLKSLLKPEDTLARLGGDEFAIMVNKIEDMAEAKTIAQKVLDSFSHPFVLPNQEVFINVSIGISLSHLDYQKPEHILRDADTAMYRAKDLGKGQYHIFDPSMHHHVSEKLQLENDLRRAITNNEFLVYYQPIIHLKTGKIAGFEALIRWQHPTKKLIPPVLFIPIAEETGLINAIGYLVLKSACEQFRSWQENKLINDSMFISVNVSARQFANMELSQQIQQILEATKLDPHCLKLEITESAIMDNPKTAVAILEGFKSQNVRLSIDDFGTGYSSLSYLHNFQVDTLKIDKSFVQRMDNNGSSCGLVPVIVNIAKTMKMGVIAEGVETPEQLSLLRSLECEFAQGYLFSPPLPESSLLDLISGNLTW from the coding sequence ATGAGTTATAAACAGTCAAATAACCACCAAGAATCAGATATTTTGATTGTTGATGATACGCCAGGAAATTTGCATCTACTGTCGCGCATTCTTAGAAAAAAAGGGTATCAAGTTCGTGAGGCGATCGACGGCAAAACGGCACTAGAGGAGGTCAATAATAAGTTACCCGATTTAATCCTGCTGGATATTATGATGCCTGATATAGATGGTTATACAGTTTGTAATCAGCTTAAATCCGATCCTAATACAGCAGAAGTACCCATAATTTTTCTGAGTGCTTTGGACGATATTTTTGACAAGGTGAAAGCCTTTGAAAGTGGTGGAGTAGACTATATCAGTAAACCCTTTCAGTTTCAGGAAGTCTTAATCAGGGTAAAAAATCAACTAACTCTCCGGCGAACTCAACAGCAATTACAAATTTTAAATACCCAACTAGAAGCAAGAGTTGAACAGCGAACTAAAGAATTAGAAATTGCTAACAGTAAACTCCGGGATATGGCTTTTCGTGATGAGTTAACTAATTTACCAAATCGAGCCTTATTTTTGGAACGTCTGGCTGATGGTATTGACATCAAACAGCAATATCCTAACTATCAGTTTGTGGTGTTGTTGCTAGACTGCGATCGCTTTAAAATGATTAACGAATCCCTCGGACATTCCGTAGGTGATCAACTATTAGTCGCTATTTCCAAACGTCTAAAATCCCTGCTAAAACCGGAAGACACCCTGGCTCGTTTAGGAGGCGACGAATTTGCGATTATGGTTAATAAAATCGAGGATATGGCGGAAGCCAAAACCATTGCTCAAAAAGTTCTTGATAGTTTTTCCCATCCTTTTGTCTTGCCAAATCAAGAAGTATTTATCAATGTAAGTATTGGCATATCTTTGTCACATTTAGATTATCAAAAACCGGAACATATACTACGAGATGCAGATACAGCCATGTATCGAGCCAAAGACTTAGGCAAAGGTCAATATCATATATTTGACCCGAGTATGCACCACCATGTTTCGGAAAAGCTGCAACTTGAAAACGATTTAAGGCGAGCCATTACTAATAATGAATTTCTAGTTTATTATCAACCCATAATCCATCTAAAAACCGGAAAAATCGCAGGTTTTGAAGCCTTAATTAGGTGGCAACATCCCACCAAAAAATTAATTCCCCCCGTCTTATTTATTCCCATAGCCGAAGAAACAGGTTTAATTAACGCCATTGGTTATTTAGTGTTAAAAAGTGCTTGTGAGCAATTCAGAAGCTGGCAAGAAAATAAACTTATTAATGATTCGATGTTTATCAGTGTGAATGTATCCGCGAGACAGTTTGCTAATATGGAGCTAAGTCAGCAAATACAACAAATTTTAGAAGCCACCAAACTAGATCCCCATTGCTTAAAATTAGAAATAACAGAAAGCGCAATTATGGATAACCCGAAAACAGCAGTAGCTATTCTGGAAGGTTTTAAAAGCCAAAATGTCCGACTAAGTATTGATGATTTTGGCACGGGATACTCTTCTTTAAGTTATCTGCATAATTTCCAAGTTGACACTCTTAAAATCGACAAATCTTTTGTGCAAAGAATGGATAATAATGGTTCAAGTTGCGGCTTAGTTCCCGTGATTGTTAACATTGCAAAAACCATGAAAATGGGGGTAATTGCTGAGGGTGTAGAAACCCCCGAACAACTGTCATTATTGAGAAGTTTAGAATGTGAGTTTGCACAAGGTTATTTATTTTCTCCACCGCTACCCGAAAGTTCATTGCTCGATTTAATCTCCGGAAATCTAACATGGTAA
- a CDS encoding response regulator translates to MNNHNFASADILIVDDVPENIRLLSTMLMEFGFRVRKSINGKMALMAVNALKPDLILLYINMQGLNGYQVCQALKNNPETSEIPIILVSAINQIEDQVRAFQVGGVDYITKPFQVEEVMARINNQLKIPNLPKDRFTASKSATKSDPKAVSSHPS, encoded by the coding sequence ATGAATAATCATAATTTTGCATCAGCCGATATCTTAATAGTTGATGATGTCCCAGAAAATATTAGGTTATTATCAACTATGTTAATGGAGTTTGGATTTCGGGTGCGGAAATCTATTAACGGTAAGATGGCACTCATGGCAGTTAATGCCTTAAAACCGGACTTAATTTTACTTTATATCAATATGCAGGGTCTCAATGGTTATCAAGTTTGTCAAGCCTTAAAAAACAATCCAGAAACTTCGGAAATTCCGATTATTTTGGTGAGTGCTATTAATCAAATTGAAGATCAAGTTAGGGCTTTTCAAGTGGGAGGAGTGGATTATATCACGAAACCTTTTCAAGTAGAAGAGGTGATGGCGAGGATTAACAATCAACTAAAAATCCCAAATCTGCCAAAAGATAGATTTACAGCTTCAAAATCAGCAACTAAAAGCGACCCAAAAGCAGTTAGCAGCCACCCAAGTTGA